The Propionispora vibrioides genomic sequence CGCTGACAATATGAATCTGCCCGCCCAGGCGATTGACCTCTTCCAATACGGCGGACAGCCCTACCCCACGTCCGGCCAACTCATCCACGGTCGCCGCGCTGGAAAACCGGTCGGCCAGCACCAACCGCAGCGTTTCCTCCCGGGATAGACCCTGTAGCTGCTCCGGCCTGGCCACGCCTTTTTGAATGGCGACTTCCTTAATGGCCAGCTCATCCATCCCCCGGCCATCATCGCTAATGGCAACCACCAGACGGCCGTCCTCCTCTCTGATGCTGCAGCTAATCCGCCCCCACTCCTCCTTGCCCATCGCCAAACGTTCCTCCGGTGTTTCCAGACCGTGGGCAACGGCATTGCGAAATACGTGAATCAGCGTCTTGGCAAAATCGTAATAACGGTCCGGGTCGAGCCAAACCGGCTGCCCCTGAATAATCACCGGTCGCAGCAGCTTATCATACCGTTCCGCCAGCGACAGTGTGTATTCCGGATATCTTTGCAGTAAATCGGTAAACGGTTTATAGCGAAGGCGGCGCAGCTCCGACAGCAGCCGTTTGGCCTGGCCGGCCGGCAGGATTTGCAGCACCCTTTCCTCCAGTTGCTTTAAGCGGCCGGCCTCGATAATAATTTTGTCCTCCTCCTGGAAAAACCGCTCGCCCAAGACATTGGTCAGCAGCCTGATCTCGTCTTCCAGCCAGCCGTACAAAACCAGTTGGGAATAACGGGTAAAGAGCCGGGTAAGTTCAAACTCAGCCAGATCGTCTTCCAACAGGTTGCGCAGTTTTTCCAGCTGCGACTCCAGCTCATGCAGTCTGGCGGCCAGTGTCTGCATATCCAGTTGAGCAAAAATTCCCTTCCAGGTATGCACCGCCCGGAAAATCATATCCACCCGCTCTGCTGCCGTCCGGCTGGACGCCAGCATCGCCGGCAGCTCCTCCCGGCAAAAAGCGCCGTAATCCTGTCTCGCCTTGGAAAACTCGTGGTAGCCGGTTACGGCATGAACCACCATGGAAAGGATATTCCGTTCCTGCTCAATCTGTTCCGCCATGCAGCGCTGCTCGGTAACATCGGTCAGAATCAGCAGGATTTGCCGGCCATAGGGCTCCAGCGGCGACTGAATCAGCTTATAGGCCGCCTTGATATATGTATCGCCCAGCAGGATTTCCTCCGGCAGCAGGGAAATATAATTGTCCCGTAAAAAGGTATCCTCTTCTTTAAAAATTTTATTAAACAGTGCTTTGAGAAAATTCTGCTGCTGTTCGTCGCCGGGATAAAACAGGGCCGGCACAAACTCACCGCCGATTTCCCGGTTGAACAGCATGACGCATTCCGCGCTGTACTCGCCGGCCACTTTCAAATCACCGGCAAAGGTCAAAAAGCCCTGTCCGGCGTTATCCAGCAGATTGCGGATTTTACCGACCACCTCGGATAAATCCTGGGTCTTTCGCTCAAGCTGGGCCTGCACGGCCAGTTGTCTGACCTGGGCCTGTTTCAGTTCGTCCCTTTGTTGACGGATTTCCTGCTGCGATTCCCGCAAATGATCGACGGCCTGCTGCAGATCGGCGGCATTGACCTTGATGCAGTGGGCCATCCAGTTCATATGGCGCATCAAGACCTGCCACTCATTTTCATCCTGCTGGTCATTGGTGGAGTTACCCACCGGCAGATGCACATCGTACCGTCCTTCCTTTACTGCCTGGCAGAATTGCTGCATATTTTCCAGTTTGCTGCCGAAAATCCATCGTTTGACCAGCCCCGGGGTAAATAAGCCCACAAGAATAGTCCCGATTAACGTCATCGTCATGGCATATTGGAAGCCGTTATGAGCTTCCAGACCAGTCCGGCCGACAAACCAGAACAAACTGACCAATGGCATGAAGCCAAAGAAAAAGACGACCACCATAAGCTTACTGCGGATTTGCACCCTATCCCCACCTTTCCGGCGATTCTATTTTCTTTTTATGATAATAATTATCATTATCAAAATCACCCTTATATTCTCACAAATAAACCGCATTATGTCAAGCCTTTTGACATAAAATTCCCGTAAAACAGGGATAACAAAAGAGAGCCGTCTTCCTGCCATAGAGGAAAACGGCTCTCTGAGATAATTCAATTATTGTCTTGCCAGACTCGTGTCAATGTGTTTCCACGGCAGGCGCTTTTTTTCGCGACTGAGTGTCCGGCATGAATAGCGCGATGACGGCCAGCACTACCAACACAGCCACAATGATTTGGTACACGTCACGATACGCCAGAATACTGGCCTGATGCAGGAGTTGCTGATAAATCTGCCCCATGGCCGAACTGGAAGCCTGCGAAGCAGGCACGCCAAGATTCTCGACCGTCTGGGTATAAGAGGCCAACGACTGCACATAGGCCGGATCGGCACTGGTCAAATGCTGCACCAGATTGGACTGCTCGATTTGCTGCCGGTGGGCCAGCATGCTGGTCACCAGCGAAATGCCGATACTGCCGCCCAGATTGCGCATCAGGGAGACAATGGCCGAGGCATTACTGCTCTTCTCCGGCGGAATCTCAGAAAAGGCCAGCGTGCTGGCGGGCACGAAGAGAAATGGCAGCCCGACCATTTGTAAAATACGGACGGCAACGAAAGTGGTATAATCAGTCTGCGGCGTAAGCAAACTGGTGGCCCACAAGCCGGCCGCCGTTGTCAGCATACCGAAGGAAACCAGATAGCGGGCCTTTATCTTGTTCACCAGCCGGCCGGCAAAAGGCATCATGCACAGGACGGCAATACCGCTGGGTGAAATAACCATGCCGGACAAAGTGGCGTTGTAGCCAAAATTGCTCTGCAGCAGCATGGGCAGCAAGGTCGATGAAGAATAAAGCGCAAACCCGACAAAAAAGATCATTAAACAGGGCATGGAAAAGCTGCGAAGGGAAAACAGTCTTAAATCGACAATCGGTTTCTTCTGCTGCAGCAGCCAGAATACGGCTAAAGCCAAGGCAACAACGGTAATGCAGGCAAAAATGATGATGAAGGAACTGTCAAACCAGTCTTCCTGTTGTCCCTTGTCCAGCACGATCTGCAAAGCCCCCAGCCCCAAAGCAACCAGACTGAGGCCAATGTAATCAATCGACCCCGTCTTTTTCCGGCGGGCGCTGGGTGGATCGACCACCAGCATCTTAACAAGAGACACCGCCAGCAGACCGACAGGCACATTCATAAAGAAAATCCAGCGCCAGTTAAAATTGTCGGTAATATAACCGCCCAGCGTCGGTCCCAAAATGGGCGCCAGCACGGTGGTAATTCCGGTAATGGCAAAGGCCATACCCAGTTTCTCCGGCGGAAAGCTGTCTTTAATGATCGCCTGCTGGGTCGGCTGCAAGCCGCCCCCCGCCAGGCCTTGCAACAGACGAAAAACAATCAGCATCGGCAAGGACGAAGCGATACCGCACAAAAACGAGGTCAAGGTAAAGCCCAGAATACAGACCAGAAAAAAGTTCTTACGCCCCATCAGATCAGACAACCAGCCGGAAAGGGGCAAAACAATGCCGTTGGCCACCAGATAGGAAGTGAGTACCCAAGTACTTTCATCCGAACTGGCGCCAATGGAACCCGCAATCTGCGACAAGGCCACATTGGCGATGGTGGTATCCAAAACTTCCATGAAGGCCGCCAGACTGACCGCCATGGACACCAGCAGCGGATGGTGTTGTTTTACCGACGTATCAGCCATGCTCAGGGCCTGCGCCTTCCGTGTGCACGGTAGGGATGACCGACATGCCCGGTCCCAGATGGAGCGCTTCGTCCGGCGGATTGTCAAAGGTAATTTTCACAGGAACCCGCTGCACGATTTTAACAAAATTGCCTGTGGCATTTTCTGCCGGGAACAGGGAGAAATGAGCGCCTGTTCCGGCCTGCAAGCTGTCCACTGTCCCGGTCAGCTTTACATTGGGGAAAGCATCAATCCGGATTTCTACCTTTTGGCCCGGCACCATGTGTTCGAGCTGGGTTTCCTTATAGTTGGCCACCACCCACAGCTCGGTCCCAACCAATGAGGAAAGCTGTTGTCCAGCCTGCACATAGTTACCCAGTTCCACACTGCGTTTGGTAATGCGTCCGTCAATGGGCGCGATAATCTTCGTATTGGCCAGATCGCTTTCGGCCTGGGCCAAATCGACTTCAGCCTGTTTCACCTGAGCCTGAAGCTGCTCACTGGTTTGTTTAGCAGCGTCAATCACATTGGGAGCGGTGCTGGCCGAACGAAGATCGGCCTGAGCTTTGTCCAGGGCCGAACGGGCAGCCTTTTCCGTTTCTACGGCGGCGTCAAGCTGCTGCCGCGAGCAGGCGCCACTGTTAAACAGCGCCTCCATCCGCCCGCGATCGCTATAAGCTTTATCCCAGGCGGCTTGTGCCGAGGCGACCTGCGCCTGGGCCCCCTCGATGGAGGAAGGCGCCGATACGGACGTCGTCGCCAACTGGCTGCGGGACGCATTGGCTGCCGCCTGCGCTGCGGCTAATGCTGCCTTGGCGCGATCCCGTTTAATGATATAGTCGGTGGGATCAATTTCCAGTAACACATCACCGGCTTTAACCAATTGGTTATCCGTCATATAGAGCGCTTTTACATAGCCCTGCACCTTCGGGCTGAGCACCACCGTTCGCCCCTCAATGGTAGCGTTGTCGGTGGAAACTTCACCACGCTGCAGATAATAATAAGTCCCTACTCCGCCAAGCAAAATCAATAGTACAATACAAATTTTTACCATTTTAGCACTTATTTTCATATACACTTCACCTTTATCTATCAAATTAACGACTCACAGAGCCGGCACGGGTTCCGGCCGGTTGTGAGCAATACCGTACAGATAAATCTGCAAGGCTTGTTTGACATACTCGCTGTTGATCCCGGCCGGCAAGGGAGTCAGCTTACTGACCAGGGGTTTGCTAATAAAGTAGAAATTCAAAATGCCCACGAACGCTATGGCGGCATAGGTAATATCCACCTCCGACCGCAAACTGCCACCGTCTATTCCCTCTTGCAGCGTTGCCAGCACAAACTGATACACCTGGGAAAGATGTTTTTCAATTACCTCGCTGCCATAATCGGTCGGATTATTCACTTCAGCCATCATAAACCGGACCAAAAACGGCCGTGCAGCGTGGATATGAAAGACCTGCTCGGCATAAAAACTGAGCCGTTCGATCGGCGAAGTCAGTTCCTCACTCTGCGCCAAATCAAGAGCCTGCCGGATGGGAACAAACTGTTCCTCCAACACCGCCTGGTACAGGCCGCCCTTACCGTTAAAATGATAGGAAACGGCCGACACGTTCATTGCCGCCGCATCGGTTACATCCCGGACGGAAACCCCGGCAAAGCCCTTGGTGGCAAACAGCGGCGTAGCTATTTCAATCAATTTACATTTGCATTCGCTTCGCATCAAATCTACTCCTTATAGTTTACAGCATTAAAACAAACGTTTGTTTTAATGTAGCACTATTTGTCAGCCCTTGTCAAGATTTTTCTTTCCGCCCGGCAAAGCCGCGGCTTTTTCTACTAAATGTCCCAGTATTACAAACTGATTATAGCGGGATAAGATAAAATCGTTATAAAAAGTTTTTAAAATTTTTATAAAAAATTTGAAACCACCGCCATAGACAGGCAAAAACCGGCGCTCAGACTACCGTCTGTTACCACCGGTTTTTCTTTAGGGGCCACTGATTTACTGAACCCATCGGCATGATAAAAATTTTTTACCTGGTAAGCGAAACTGTAGGAATAACCCCACTCTTGCAAGGTTTTGCTGACCCAGCTTCGCCGTGACACTTAATATGGATAAGTCCATGTTTTCTTCGACCACCGGCAGGCAATCACGCCATTTAGTAGCGTTTGCGCTTGCTGGAAGCCGCAATATTCATTTCTTCCCGGTATTTGGCCACTGTGCGGCGCGATACGGTAATCCCCTTCTCCTTCAATATATCGGCCAGAGCTTGGTCACTTAACGGCCGCGTCGCGTCCTCCTTGCCAATCAGTTCCTTGATTTCCCGTTTCACATTGGCCGAGGCCACATCATCGCCGTCCGAACCTTGCACACCGGCGGTAAAAAAGGACCGGAGGCTAAACACCCCATACGGCGTATCCACGTATTTGTTGGCCGTAGCCCGGCTTACGGTGGACTCATGGACTTCCACCCGATCGGCCACCTTTTTCATCGTTAAAGTCTTTAAGGCCTGGGGACCCTGATCAAAAAAGTCCCGCTGAAAATGAATGATCGCTTCCATAACATGCAGCAGCGTACTGCGGCGCTGCTCGATGCTCTTGATCAGCCATACCGCCGCATTGACCCGGTTCTCAACGAACTTCTTGGTCGTATCGTCGGCATCCCGCACCGCCCGGCGATAATACGGACTGATGGTCAGATGAGGCAGATCGTCATTCAGCAAAATGACATATTCACCGTTCA encodes the following:
- a CDS encoding ATP-binding protein, producing MQIRSKLMVVVFFFGFMPLVSLFWFVGRTGLEAHNGFQYAMTMTLIGTILVGLFTPGLVKRWIFGSKLENMQQFCQAVKEGRYDVHLPVGNSTNDQQDENEWQVLMRHMNWMAHCIKVNAADLQQAVDHLRESQQEIRQQRDELKQAQVRQLAVQAQLERKTQDLSEVVGKIRNLLDNAGQGFLTFAGDLKVAGEYSAECVMLFNREIGGEFVPALFYPGDEQQQNFLKALFNKIFKEEDTFLRDNYISLLPEEILLGDTYIKAAYKLIQSPLEPYGRQILLILTDVTEQRCMAEQIEQERNILSMVVHAVTGYHEFSKARQDYGAFCREELPAMLASSRTAAERVDMIFRAVHTWKGIFAQLDMQTLAARLHELESQLEKLRNLLEDDLAEFELTRLFTRYSQLVLYGWLEDEIRLLTNVLGERFFQEEDKIIIEAGRLKQLEERVLQILPAGQAKRLLSELRRLRYKPFTDLLQRYPEYTLSLAERYDKLLRPVIIQGQPVWLDPDRYYDFAKTLIHVFRNAVAHGLETPEERLAMGKEEWGRISCSIREEDGRLVVAISDDGRGMDELAIKEVAIQKGVARPEQLQGLSREETLRLVLADRFSSAATVDELAGRGVGLSAVLEEVNRLGGQIHIVSEEKKGTTFTFVLPLEPLEPPEGFDVAFFAEQLQHQTGRYLSEEYRIQVEAVQELAAECNMIPMQELSSFIDFQGAWPGRVMFSSSAGFARQLAGDFLPDGMAAEEQQMLVESVFSEVCNTIAGNTLQLLPGGQVPLSMGTPVTIWAEGASAKYAAAAVRLWQIRTDAGPIALSLISLAKEREDAYGASTGGR
- a CDS encoding DHA2 family efflux MFS transporter permease subunit — translated: MADTSVKQHHPLLVSMAVSLAAFMEVLDTTIANVALSQIAGSIGASSDESTWVLTSYLVANGIVLPLSGWLSDLMGRKNFFLVCILGFTLTSFLCGIASSLPMLIVFRLLQGLAGGGLQPTQQAIIKDSFPPEKLGMAFAITGITTVLAPILGPTLGGYITDNFNWRWIFFMNVPVGLLAVSLVKMLVVDPPSARRKKTGSIDYIGLSLVALGLGALQIVLDKGQQEDWFDSSFIIIFACITVVALALAVFWLLQQKKPIVDLRLFSLRSFSMPCLMIFFVGFALYSSSTLLPMLLQSNFGYNATLSGMVISPSGIAVLCMMPFAGRLVNKIKARYLVSFGMLTTAAGLWATSLLTPQTDYTTFVAVRILQMVGLPFLFVPASTLAFSEIPPEKSSNASAIVSLMRNLGGSIGISLVTSMLAHRQQIEQSNLVQHLTSADPAYVQSLASYTQTVENLGVPASQASSSAMGQIYQQLLHQASILAYRDVYQIIVAVLVVLAVIALFMPDTQSRKKAPAVETH
- a CDS encoding HlyD family secretion protein, giving the protein MKISAKMVKICIVLLILLGGVGTYYYLQRGEVSTDNATIEGRTVVLSPKVQGYVKALYMTDNQLVKAGDVLLEIDPTDYIIKRDRAKAALAAAQAAANASRSQLATTSVSAPSSIEGAQAQVASAQAAWDKAYSDRGRMEALFNSGACSRQQLDAAVETEKAARSALDKAQADLRSASTAPNVIDAAKQTSEQLQAQVKQAEVDLAQAESDLANTKIIAPIDGRITKRSVELGNYVQAGQQLSSLVGTELWVVANYKETQLEHMVPGQKVEIRIDAFPNVKLTGTVDSLQAGTGAHFSLFPAENATGNFVKIVQRVPVKITFDNPPDEALHLGPGMSVIPTVHTEGAGPEHG
- a CDS encoding TetR/AcrR family transcriptional regulator; amino-acid sequence: MRSECKCKLIEIATPLFATKGFAGVSVRDVTDAAAMNVSAVSYHFNGKGGLYQAVLEEQFVPIRQALDLAQSEELTSPIERLSFYAEQVFHIHAARPFLVRFMMAEVNNPTDYGSEVIEKHLSQVYQFVLATLQEGIDGGSLRSEVDITYAAIAFVGILNFYFISKPLVSKLTPLPAGINSEYVKQALQIYLYGIAHNRPEPVPAL